A segment of the Fusarium oxysporum f. sp. lycopersici 4287 chromosome 4, whole genome shotgun sequence genome:
TATATTCGTCTTGATGTGCGAAAATAGCCCGTCCCAATAAGAGGGGTCGCGGGGCCAGTTGCTATTTTCTGCAGCCGCTGGCCGCTTATCGCGGCCCGTAGACATGCATGATCAGCGGTCCAATCAGAGACTTGCAGGCTGGCGGCAAGCTACACAAAGCCCTGTATGTAATTTACTCTGGCCAAGGGACTTTGTTTCTCGTTTCTTGGGAGGTCTTGGATGTTTTGATGCTGGGACGAGGTTGGTTCGTCAGTGACGCCGAGAGATCTTTGGATCTATTAAAGGGATCTTGGGTTggcttggagatggagagggTAACATTGAGAGGCTGGAGTGTGACTTGAACTCGAGAGTTTTCGTAGCAACGTGGTCATACGGAAAAGAGAATGCAGTGCAATGGCTCTCATCATTGCTGACTGGGAATGTATAACCTCTACAGACCACCATACATGTAAACTGGCGGTCTATGTCTAGAGAGCAGGGTCAGATATATGTCTGTGTATTATATCGTAAACGTTCTTCAATGACAGAATCGACTGCACGAACCCAGATCGCACATGGCAAAGTGCATAAGAAAGCGGAATTGTCATTGTCGTGGCATTTCCTCGTGCTCATCTCCATTTCTAAACGCCCATGCATCCATATGCCGACGCCCGAGCCAGGCGCTTAAACTAATCCCTCTGACCAATCACAACCCCGGCAACTCTTCAACAATCAAATGATTGGCTCTCGTTACTCAATCTTGTTTCCGGATCACATATGAGCCAGACGTGCATGTCCATCTCAGACATTGGAAAAGGCTGGTGTTTATTTTTGTATCCAGATCTTGGCAGATAATCCAATCATGGCCATTTACTCAGACCTACCGCCCGTACGCTTAAGCGCGTGTAACAGGGTCTTGGCTGGAGGGGAAGGCTGGTATATTAAGAGATGGGTTCGTCGCCTGACGGTgttgagaaagaaagaggcAGGAAAAGATCTCTCTGCATTTGTCTGTCTGTATACACTCAAAGACGCTGAGCgttcttttttcctttttgtcTCTTATTTCCTTTATCTGTTATTTCCTTATTTCCTAGGGTCAACAAGTTTTCTATCTCAAGTCTCGTTACGGTCGATTATCTATAAACATTTTTGTTGTTTCTTGGGTTCTGTTTCTCTTAACGGCATACGTCTTGACGACTCGAAACGATACCGACACGCTTATACCCTCGACATCGTACACATCACACATACACCTCTACACACAAGTTCAAGATGCAATTATCAACATTTGTCACTTCCGTCCTCGCGGTGACTGCCTCTGCAGCACCAACCTATCCTACTGTTACTGTCACCGATGCTGGATCCGCCATTGACGCATTAGGGTCATTGTCTGGTTACTTCAATTTGGTTGcggacaaggtcaaggcagTCAAGTCATATGGAATGGCTCCTGTCTGTGATCTCTCACAAGCTAAGATGCCTCTTGGTATGCCACCACTATTCAGTGCTTGTTCTCTTTTGGCTAACCAGTGATTTCAGATGGCCAACTACCTCCGCCGGCTAAGGGCCTGAAGCTGGCTCATGTCGCTATCGGCCGTGGTACGCAAAACTATACATGCGATACCAGCAAGCCTTCATCAGCCCCCGTTGCTACTGGTGCTGTAGCCACTCTCTTCAACGGCAGTTGCGTCGCCGCTATGTACCCAGATCTGATCGAACGCATCCCTGGAATGGCCGTTCACTTCCCTCTGTCAGATGCCAACAAGCTTGGCCCTGCATCTCTCGCTGAGTCTGGTCACCATTATTTCACCGCCGACGGTGTGCCCTTCTTCGACCTCCGCACACCCAACCAAGACATTGGTGAGGCTCCATGTGCAAAGAACAGCAGCGCTCCTGCTCCATCTCTCTCTGCCAAGGGACAGCTTGGTGAGAATGCTGTGCCATGGCTCAGACTCACCACCATTGAGGGTGCTACCcacaagatgaaggaagTCTACCGAACTACAACAGCTGGTGGCAGCGCCCCTGCAACTTGCCAGGGTATGGATGCTGAATTCGAGGTTCAATATGCCACATTGTAAGTGCTTCTTTACGAGATTGAGTACGGAGCACGATGACTAACATTGTACCAGATATTGGTTCTGGGCTGGCGATattgaagaagacgatgcGTAAAGTGAAAGAAAGGAAGCAAATGGATTTTCATGGATTGGTATTATTTTGCCTTTGATGGTATTCTTCTCTTATACACGTAGATAGTATTGTTTTGGACATGTAATATCCCGGATGTTAGCGATGTGGAGGTCAATAATTCAACTTGTGACTTGAGCTTCGATTCTTTTGAGTGAATCCGTATGTCGGGGGTTTGACCGGAGCGGAAATCTTTAATGACTTCGAATCATATTATTATAACCATGCGATGCACTTCATAAGCATTTGATCCCTCTAATGTTGCAACACAGCTTAATGATCTCCGGCATTCTCCGGGCTCCAGGCTATCGTATTCTGATGGATCTCCCCATGGGGATGCCCACAGGGCTGATCCCTGAACTCAAGTTGGATTGAAGCTGCAAAAAAGACGACCATCAGTGTAGCTTTCTTTTATAGTATGATTTCCATCATCCAATAGTTCCTTAAGAGAGTCAAAAATACGCCTCTGCGTTCTCAGCGAGGAACGGTTACCTGCAATACAGAAGAATAGACTTTACGCTGTTCACATATCGACTAAAAACTGGCACGAAATCTTGTAAACTCTAGGTACGATGAAAACTAATTCCTAGAGGCAATATACATCCATATTAACGGCTGCAACCTAATAGAGTTTAACACAGACGTCCACTATAACCCAATGTTATACAGTATCCGTACAAAGATTTGTAGGCGGTTTCGCTTTGCACCTGTCGTGAAGGTACATTTGTGGCACGGAACATGGCCGATGGGGTACTGAGGCACTCTCCAAAAGTGGATACTTCGCTACCCTGGACTGCCCATGTCTCCCCCCCACATCCTAAGGTTAGCAACTCTCCCCTGTAAAAATTCTTTCTTGGCACGCACTGTTAGTGCCGTGTTAGGAGCGGGATTTTCTGCAGGCCACGCGACCACACAAAACTGCGGGGATGCTATCGGCTCCCTAACAGCAGTTTTCAGAGAAGGAATTTTGGAGAGTTCGCCTTCTCTGACAACACCTTTGTCGGATCTAATGGCGGCACCTCAGAACCAGAACGCCTTAGATATCGGAGGACGATGCCCATGGCATCGGTAGCGACATCCTCCCGATCAACGACGCCGATTGCGATGGGTTTTTCTCCTTTGAAGGCAAGCCGCACCGTCGGCCTCTGATTCCTTCCCGAGGTTTTTCCCTGCCGCCGCGACAGTCGACTACGAGCTACAACTTGGTTACTGGAGATTGTGGACTGCGTCGGCAGATGTAGTGATGCGCGAGAGAATTCTGGTCGGTGGAAAAAGTTCGACAATAGATTGCCCCCGAACCCGCTGACGGGTGACGGGCTTGAGAAATACAGCACCTTTTGTGCCATTGGTATGCTGGATGGTGAAGGAAGCGGGGTTTCCCTGTACCTAgctagctcagcacgtctTTTGCTCCAGTAGGAGATCTGGCTTCGTTACAGCCACCCagacgaaaaatatacaaacaaaaacaaacaaacaaacatcCTAAGGTTAGGTTAGTTAACGTCTAAACATAAACATGCCAtccccatcttcaactcatTAATTTTCTCCCCTCGGAGCCGCAATCGCACAATTAACCCCGGCATAGATCGACAGCTATTCTACCAACTACCGGGAGACGAGGGCCCTGTCCCCTCGATTTCACTTTCCCCCAGACCTACTACATACGTTTGCCACCAGGCATTGGCCGCATCGATCCGATCCAACCCGCTCGTTCACCTGCAGTCTTGACTGCAGCCGACCGAGTACTACATCACGGACTTATTCATTCATTTATTCACCCTAGTTACGACAAAAGAGAGACACCCCCGGCGGCTATTTGCCTTCAACATTCGTCCTTGTTGCCTGTCATCgaattattattattcttcttcttcatcatcatatTAAACGCCTTCGTCCTCTTTTCTCTCTACatatcatcaccaccattCAGTCCCCGCTGCTCCAACGCCCCGCCATCAGAGTACCTTGACGACATACTCACCCTCCGCCCGACCGAAAGTAAATCGCCTCAACCATTAATTCTCGCAGTCATTATATTCTGACAGCGCTGTCTACGAAACCGAGACTTGCAATCCGTCGATCCATCGTGATAATGGATTCCAACTGGATTGACGCCATCGACCCGGCGTTGAGTCAGAGAAGACCAAGCACTGCTCCTCCGTCGTGTGACGAAGAAATGCCCGCTCTCCTTGAACTGTCAGATTCCCATGATCGAACCCAAGCGATGTCCGCCGTTACATGGCCCACGAACGAAATCCCGGTTGAGATTTTCGAGATCATTATTTCGTACCTCACCCGCCTCGAGGTCAGATGTTTGCGACTTGTCTGTAAAGAATTCGAGGCCAAGGTTTCTGCGCAGTACTTTCGAAATGTTGTCGTGCCCTTCAAGTCGGAGCTTTACAGCAAGTTGGATCGTGATGAAAACGGAGCCTTTAAGCGCACATCCTCTGCTCTTCTCTCAAATGGGATGCGCATCTTCCAGTCTTTTGGTCCACACATCCGGCGCTTTGCGCTGTCTTTGGAGCTTGACGAGGACACGCTCTCATACCCCCCAGTGAAGCCTTCGCAAGAAGCTGTTCCCTCTTTTTGGGGTATATACCGCTGGCCACATGGCACCTACCACCGATATACTGATCTTGAGGGTCTCGAACAAACGGCTGACGAAACTGAGGCCATGAAGGAGGCGCTTAAGTGCTTGGTCAAAGTCACAAATCTTGGACTCTGTTGTGATGCTGGTCTTGGATTTCTGTCGGGGCCTGATCACATCGCACGAGGTGCAACCACTCTCCATCCCGTGTTTGCAACGCAGAATTGGCGTCACACAGGTTCTGAGTCACAAGCTCGGAAGCAACCAATCGTCACCATGGCCGACCTGAATGAGATGGTCAAGGATTTTAGAAAGCCTGTGTTCGAGAACCCCATTAGCTTCAAGCGAACAGTACTGCAGAAGATGGCGTCAGATGCTGGGTATTCAGGTGCCCAGATCAACGAAGCTGTGCTAATGCTGTTGGAGACTGAGGgcaccaacatcaacacaattgactttgatgagagagCAACCATTATCAATGAGATGGAAGCTAGACGAGTAATGGCACAAAACACACATCGTGCTGACTTCGAGCCCGCCACCGCAGAGGTGGCCAATCATCCGCTGATTCCCGCCAGTCTCACAAGAGCACAAAAAGAAATGCTCCTCGAGCTCGAGTGGGCGCATCGCGCCATGATTCAGTCCTATGTCATTGGCCTTATCGACAATGCCCGAGACAACTGCTTCAACAATCTTACTACCATCACGATTGCCAAGATCCCCAGTAGCCATGTGTATATCCTGTGTCGGCATGAGCTATGGCAGAACCTATCGTCTCTCAGCAATGTTTCGCTAGGTGTTATTGCCGACTGGCGACGCGTTTCCAAGTCTGCCCCGGGTTGTGTAGAAGATGACACAGTTTCTCCTGTCGAGGCTGTTGGTAAGGTTTATCAGCTGCTTAACAATTACATTGGCGCTCAGCGCCACATCGAAAGCCTTCACTTTGAATGGATCTGTGGTGGAGAGTTTGCTCCTGGGACATATCAGCGGAACCACCACATCCTCCCAGCACCGTTCTTTGAACAGCCTCAACTCATGACTCGCATTGATAGCCCCAAAACTAATACGGACGATCTCTTGGCGTTACCCTTTATTAAACATTTGTCACTCAAGAACTGCTGGGCCTCACCGCATGTCCTTTTGCAAACAATACGCAATATGGCTTTGTCCACACTCGAGAAGCNNNNNNNNNNNNNNNNNNNNNNNNNNNNNNNNNNNNNNNNNNNNNNNNNNNNNNNNNNNNNNNNNNNNNNNNNNNNNNNNNNNNNNNNNNNNNNNNNNNNNNNNNNNNNNNNNNNNNNNNNNNNNNNNNNNNNNNNNNNNNNNNNNNNNNNNNNNNNNNNNNNNNNNNNNNNNNNNNNNNNNNNNNNNNNNNNNNNNNNNNNNNNNNNNNNNNNNNNNNNNNNNNNNNNNNNNNNNNNNNNNNNNNNNNNNNNNNNNNNNNNNNNNNNNNNNNNNNNNNNNNNNNNNNNNNNNNNNNNNNNNNNNNNNNNNNNNNNNNNNNNNNNNNNNNNNNNNNNNNNNNNNNNNNNNNNNNNNNNNNNNNNNNNNNNNNNNNNNNNNNNNNNNNNNNNNNNNNNNNNNNNNNNNNNNNNNNNNNNNNNNNNNNNNNNNNNNNNNNNNNNNNNNNNNNNNNNNNNNNNNNNNNNNNNNNCATTTCTCCCCCAAGCCATCAAGATTCAGAGTATTTTTGAGTGCTAGAGAGCGAGCGAGTTTGAGGTATCCCGAGCCATCAGCCTGGACCAAGCCAGATCCCCTAGCGCAGCACATACCTGCGCCGCAGCGCCTACGCTCAGATGAGAAGAAGTATACTCTGAAGTGCCTCTCCTTCAAGTCCTGTGGGTATGTTACAGTCGACTCACCGGCTTTAAATACTCGGAGTATCTTGCCGCATGGCGCTCAAGGCCTTGGGGCCAACGGCAATCCGCACAGTCAAGATCTATCGCCTCTGATGCAGAAGTGCCGTGACAAGCTTCTCTGCCGAATCGTTCCTTGCTTAAGGAACCAGGAGCTACTGCAACTTACAACTGCTTTCGGGATGGACATGGGATGGGCCAATATATATGATGAGCGTACAATTTACGACGCTAgagctgatggtgttgagcaaCCCGGAAAAGGTCGATTCTCGGGTACAGTTGATGCTGCCAGTATTCCAGGGGCACGAGATAGCGAGGCCATGGTGAGCCTAGACTTCTAGGTCAGGCTCTACGGTGACCATGCTCAATTCCCCGTTCCCGTACGGATCGCTGTCCCTTCCCCAGTTGTGGGTAATCTTCTCAATCAACAACTATTTGGCTTACCGCTTGGTAACCAAGACGATGGTCAGGGCCCTCCGTAAGGGCTGGATGATCAGGACGAAGTACAGTACCCACTGTTGCTAATAGATGACGACTCACCATGGACAGATGGTGAGAACTAAACGGTTGGGCTTAGCATGGATGTAATAGAAAAGGATGGCATAGGCGTTTGGTAATTGCTTTCGAAAATTGGTATGAAAAAAGGCAATTGGGCCTCACAGAATTGGACGGGATGGCTAATGTCGTAATGATCGCTGAATGAAAATCGAGCCAGGGGACTTTGCTCCCTATCGCATTCGCTATGTTGCCAGTTGGAATCAGTTAGGTTTGCTCAATCAATAGCTGCTAGCAAGCATTGTATATGTAATGATATCGAGGATTATGAAGGACAGTGTGATATCTGTTCACTGTCGCTGAATCTAGAGTCAACCTGATGCAATGCCTCACTCGTGACAACTATCGCGAGTCTACGGGGTGCATGTTGACCTTTACTAACTAATCACGTCACATTGTTCTTCGAATGAAGGACCGGACATAGGAGGACTTGAATGATTTTATTTCGTCAAGAAAACCTTGCGAATTTTGCATGAATTTCCCTTTAATGCCATGCTCACCGTAGCCTGCCATACACCAGTTGATGAAAAGCCACGAACCACCCTCGCAAAAACCCTAGAACAATTGATCGAGTTTTGTAATGTAATCTTGGTGTAGTGTCCCTTTGTTCAAGAGTCTTGTCAAAAGTCACACAGTTACAGCACAGAAGATGCCCGACGTAAACCCAGTTTTCAACCAGCGCTTAAATTTTGTCTATTTGATAGAGGTTGGTGATTGTTTAAGCGGCGGCGATAGCCTTGCGGAGACGGGCACCGCGCTGGCGCGAGTTGAGGTGCTCGCGCTCGACAACAGCATCGGACTTCTGGACAACCTCCTCACCCTCGGTCAGGATGAGCTCGATGTGGCAGGGGTTGGACATGTAGGGGTTGATCTGAGTATGACGTTAGATAAGTCTTAAGTCGGAAGGGTTGGAAAACATACACGACCGTGGGCACGGTATGTCCTTCGTCGCTGCTTGGGGGCCTGGTTGACCTGGATGTGCTTGACAATCAGGGCACCGGTGTCGAGACCCTTGGCATCAGCGTTGGCCTCAGCGTTCTTGAGGAGACCGAGGAGGAACTCGGCGGACTTGACGGGCCATCGAGCCTTGGAGACACCGAACTGCTTGCCTATTGATTAAGTCCATCAGCATTATTGTTCCTCTGGCGTATATATCCCGACCATTTGAGATCTCCCAATTTCTCCAAGTCCATCGCTAACTGGGGAAGAATTTGTCGAGTCGTACCTTGGGCGGTGCGGCCAGTGCTGCCGGCATATCGTCGCATGGGGACGGCCTCCTTGTGCTCCTTGACGTTCTCGAGGAAGGTAACAGCGCGCTGAAGCTTCCAGCCGTTGATGGCCTGGGCGGTCTCGCGAGTGTTCTTGAAAGACACTCGGAGGTAGGCACCGCGGGCGCGGGCCGACTTCGAGGACTGGATCTCGGTGGCAGCGTATCGAACCTGTatgagaagaaaaagccAGAGTCAGCCATGGCACATCTTCAAAATCCATGCCATCAGAGCCATCATAAACACAGCGGTTTCGGTTCAATGCGGACGTTTCGTCAAAAATTGCACCAGCAAGTTCGTGACAATTCGTACAACATGAAtatcctcctctttctcATGATGGCGATCGACGGGGGCTCGCAGCTACTCACCATCTCGGCGACTTGGGTGGTGAGTGACGGTTTCGACGACGAACGTGGGTTGGCGGGCGTGAAATTGAGAAATTCTGAGCTCTTGCCCTAACAGATCGGGAGGGACCACAAACTCGCTTTCCCCACTCCTTTGGGAAAGAGCCTTAGGGTTGCCTGCCCTGTTAGTGCGTTTTGCGAAAAGCAGCCTCAAACGGCCAAAAGAAATGCGACAAAATGGAGAGCAACGAGAGGAATACTGCGATGGAATTCAAATAGTAATTGAGTAATATTGAAATATTTTATGACTTGCTGCGCGGTGATTTTGTATATCATTTGCACACTTAGATGTGAGCCATGTCACCTGATTCTTATCGACTATCGCCACGTGACTGCGCCATGCAATGCACCTTCCGTTGCCGTTCTATCCCCGGACCCGTCTCGGAGACGGAGAAACTTGGACAGACAAAGTGGGCCTGAGCTTCATAGAGCTTCAAAAAATTCTTTCTCAAGTGTCTCTCAAAACGCCCAGCGTCCCCAGACAACGCTATACAAAAGACAAGTTTGGACTTTGATCCACGTCCGCCTTCTCTCGACGATATCCCTTCGCTTGGAATCCTTCTCGATAGCGACATATAGTCGTCTGTAATTCTTCCAAACTTATTCAattcctcttcatcccatTAAGATGGCTCCTTTCACTCCTCGAGGAGGCGGCCGTGGTGGTCGTGGCGGCGCTCGTGGAGGCCGCGGTGGTTTCGGTGGTGATCGCGGCGGCTTCGGTGGCCGTGGTGGTGCGCGCGGTGGACGAGGTATGAATAGCGCTCTCGCGGCGTTCCTGTCGCGGTGTTGTTGAACTTGAAGACTGACTGTTTCGCAAAGGTGGTGGCCGTGGTGCTCCCCGTGGCGGTCCTCGCGGTGGTGGCCGAGGTAAGCATTAGTCCTCCTCAACAGTATGATGAATGCGATACTAACAGAATGAAAAGGTGGTCCTCGCGGCGGTCGCGgcggtgctggtgctggGCCAGCGAGGCGGTGCCAAGGTCATTGTTGTATGTTGATCCTCCAAGTCTAACTTTTTCGCCAAGTTTTGCGATCTAACTTTTTTCTTCACAGGAGCCTCACCGTCACCCCGGCGTCTTCGTCGTCCGTGGTGGTAAGGAAGATGGTCTTGCTACCCGCAACACAACACCTGGCGAGTCTGTCTACGGCGAGAAGCGTATCTCTGTCGACGAGTCTGTCCAGAACGACGATGGCaccactaccaccaccaagatcgagTACCGCATGTGGAACCCTTTCCGAAGCAAGCTTTGCGCTGCCATCGCCGGTGGTGCTGATGAGATCTACATCAAGCCCGGCTCTCGTGTCCTCTACCTTGGTGGTGCCTCCGGTACCTCCGTCTCTCACGTTGCTGACATTGTCGGTCCTACTGGCTACGTCTACGCCGTCGAGTTCTCTTCCCGATCCGGCCGtgatctcatcaccatggcCTCCAAGCGACCCAACGTTGTTCCCATTGTTGAGGACGCCCGTCAGCCTGCCCGTTACCGCATGATCGTCCCCATGGTCGATGTCATCTTTGCCGATGTTGCTCAGCCCGATCAGGCCCGTATTGTCGCCATGAACGCCAACTGGTTCCTCAAGGTCGGCGGTGGTgttctcatctccatcaaGGCCAACTGTATCGACAGCACTGCTCCCGCTGCTGAGGTCTTCGCCAACGAGGTCCAGAAGATGCGAGCTGAGTCCATTAAGCCCAAGTTCCAGCTTACCCTGGGTATGTTTTACATCCAACAACCAATACCTTTTGGTCCACCTGACTAACATATTACAGAACCCTTCGAGCGTGACCATTGTTTGGTTGCCGGTGAGTACCAGCGCTACAAGTCCTAGACGATCTAGGTCGAGCTGCTGTGTAATTCGCTTCAAAtgaaggttgagaagagatgGTCTGCTTTGTGTCATGCGGTTTCCCAGGTATCTCACGGTTCCCGGTAGACTTTTTGTCTTCAGCTTGTTGCATCAGGGAAAAAATGGTTGACGGCATTTTCTTCAACAACGGCGAGGGGCGTTCCGGGTGGGTTGGATCTGTAAATATCAATGTTTGTCCGAATCTTAGAGCTTTTTTGGTGTTGCGCATCCCAAAAAAGAATCTGAAAAGGAACAAGGATATCAATTACTTattttgttttcttcttcaaacgACTACGGATCTACTTTTCAGTTACAACTGCACCTTTGCCCTGGGACGCGCCGTTGGTTAGGCCGTTGGGAGAGAGATGGCACGGGATCAGAGAGGATTGTACGATGCTATAAGGCCAGGCCAGTGGCTCTCGTCTGCCTGACCTACGACTTGATGATACCCCCATACGATAGCCACGCCCGGAGTCCCAGTGTTGTGTCTTTGTTAGATTAGAACAGTTCGAGCAATGCAATTCGTTACCTCTAGTTGTCTATGCCCCGATCATCGCTCACGCTTGGCTTTACACATAAGTCTCGAGACTTTTTAAACTGAAATTTTGTTCTCGAGGCTAGTCAATCTTGTGCGTGTCTTTCCTACTCCGCATCTACAATGCCACGTCTATGTTCTATGTACAAGCTAATTTAAATGTACTGGGTATCAAATAGTTCATGATCATACTCCCTTCCTTCAAGCTGCCCACGATCTTCGTCGAAACTCCAGTTCGGTATCTGGAGAAGGAGCCTTAGCCATGACCACCGACATGGCCTTTGGTCTATCTTCGCCCGCTTTCAAGCGGATATCATAGTTGATGAGTAGATGTGCCAGCACAAGCTTGATCTCATTACTGGCAAAGAAACGGCCCGGGCACGCATGCTTGCCTGCGCCGAAATTGATATATGTGTCGTTGAGGGATGTGAATTGCCATCGATTACTGGCTTCTGCTGATTCTTGTCGAAGCTTGTAGAAGCGGAAGGCATCGAAGCGTTCGGGGTCGGGGAAATAGCGCTCGTCGAGAGCGATGCCAGCTTGAGGAGCGAGGACTTTGGTGCCTACTGGCAGTTCGGTGCCATCGGAAAGGGAGATGGGCTTCATGACCTTGCGAATGAATGATGCTATGTAATGGTTAGCTGTCTTCGAGATATCGACGAGTGTTGTTGGTACTCACTAATGTTTCCACTGAGACGCTGGACCTCCCTCATGAAACtgtccagcttcttcagcttggccATGCTCTCCTTGTTCTCCCATCCATTGTCCACTTCCAGAACGCGATACGCCTCTTCTCGAAGTTCTTCCTGTACTTCGGGATATGCGGCTAGGTCGCAAAGGCATTCGCAGAGCAGGTTATTGGTTGTGTGGATTGAAGCCGCTGCAATAATCAACTGCAGTTCTGCCTGGGTTGTGAGATCGGCCTTTTCCTCCTCTGGAAGTGCTTCAATAAGCCATTGGATCATGTCGTCTGGTGCATTTCCTCCGTTGGAAAACTCCATATCTCGGAGTCGCTC
Coding sequences within it:
- a CDS encoding 60S ribosomal protein L17; protein product: MVRYAATEIQSSKSARARGAYLRVSFKNTRETAQAINGWKLQRAVTFLENVKEHKEAVPMRRYAGSTGRTAQGKQFGVSKARWPVKSAEFLLGLLKNAEANADAKGLDTGALIVKHIQVNQAPKQRRRTYRAHGRINPYMSNPCHIELILTEGEEVVQKSDAVVEREHLNSRQRGARLRKAIAAA